GTTTCCAGGCTTTACCGAACGCGCCAGGGAGACGCTGCTGGACTACCGCTGGCCGGGTAATATTCGCGAGCTAAAGAATGTCGTAGAGCGCTCGGTCTACCGCCACGGCACCAGCGAGGTGGCGCTGGATGAGATTATTATCGATCCTTTCCAGCGCACCGCCTCTCCCGAGCCGGTTGCAGAAGCGCTTTCCCCCGCGCCAGGGCTGCCGCTGGATCTGCGCCAGTTCCAGGCCGAGCAGGAGAAGACCCTGCTGGAGGCAGCGCTACAGCAGGCCAAATTTAATCAGAAACGTGCCGCAGAGTTGCTTAGTCTGACCTACCACCAGCTGAGAGCGCTGTTGAAAAAGCATGGGCTGTAGTAAAAGTATGCGGGATCGGGAGAATAAAAAAGAGGCTGCCAGCCTAAGCTGACAGCCTCTTATAAAGGCATTCATCAATAGCAAGAAATCACACTATTGCTCAATTTATTTATTAATCTGCTGGGCGGATTTAAGATGCTGCTCAACCACCGGCGTATGCGCGTCGGCCAGCGCCTTCACATCCGGATCCTTGATCATCTTGGCATCACTCTGCAGCTTCGACAGCACCATCTGGTGATCTTTGGTGCCGGCGTTTTCCATATACATTTTGTCAAATGCGTCGCCGCTCTGCTTTTCCAGATTGGCGGCCATGGCTTTGTGCATGGCGTCCGGCTCAGTCGGCAGCGTCACGCCTTTTTGCTCCGCCACACTCTGTACTTTGGTCAAGGCAGCACCGTGATCGTCAACCATCTTCTGAGCGAAGGCTTTGACGTCGCTACTTTCGGCCTTGTTCAGCGCGATCTTGGCGGCGGCGATTTCATTGATATTGGCCTGCGCCATGTCCTTCACCGCTTTTTCATCACCGGCGCTGAGTTTAGCATTCGAGCCAGTCTGGCCTGCGGCATCTTTCTGCGCCACGCTGGGCTGCGTCTGGGCTTGCACGCCAGCTGTGCTGAACATAGCGACGACTGCTGATACGGCGAGTAGCCCTTTCAAGGTTGTGCTCTTCTGCATAGTGTTCTCCTGATGACCATGGGTAGGGTTATATGAGGTAATTAACCGTGCGCAGTTTCTTATTTAATTACAACTGCAATGGTCAGTTCAGTATAGTGGAACAATGATATAAGGCAGCAGATTAAGCCAAAGTCCTAATCGGTGGAGGTCAGGAGATAGGGAAGTTGAAGACAGCCGCCCCATGACGAGCTGTCTTGATAGGGTTACTTCTTATTAAGCATCGCTTTCAAGTCAGCGAAGGGATTGTAGGTTGCCGCGCCCACATCCTTCTGTGCGTCCTCTCCCGCAACCACTCTTGTACCGTATTGATCGGCCTCGGTATATTTCGAGTGTTCGTGATCGTGGCAGTAGAGGCACAGCAACTCCCAGTTACTGCCGTCCGGTGGGTTATTGGTGTGGTCATGGTCGATATGATGCACCGTTAGCTCGCGCAGGTTCGAGTAAACAAATTCACGCGAGCAGCGCCCGCAGACCCACGGATAAATCTTCAGCGCCCTTTCCCGGTAGTCTGACTCCAGACGGGCATAGTTTTTAGGAATGATAGCCATGAGGGGCAATCCTTACGGTAACGAAAGTATGCCTCTATAGTATGCCAATGCACGACGCTCGCCAATCACTGATGGGGAGCCGGAGCGTGCTTGCGGCAGACTTCCAGCACAAACTGCCGCAGCCAGCGGTGCGCCGGATCGGCCTCGGCGCGCGGATGCCACATCTGGGAGAGCGTAATGCCAGGCACCTTTACCGGCAGTTCAAACATGCAATACGCTGCGGCAGGCTGATGGATAAGAAACGAGGCGGGGATCAGGCCCACCAGATCGGAGGCCTGAACCACCGCCATCGCAGCGGGAAAGCCTTGTACAACAGCAGCGATAGTCCGCTCAAGCCCCCGCTCAGCCAGCGCCATATCCACAGGCCCAGCGGTGTGCCCCCGACGGGAGGCGACCACGTGGGCATGTGCAAGGTAGTCACTGATGCCCACCTCAGGCAGCATCGCCAGCGGATGCCCGGGGCGCACCACGCCGACAAAGCGATCGCGAAACAGCGTCTGAATGCGGATCTCGGGGCCCATCTCACCGAGCACGCCTACCTCAAGATCGACGAGCCCTTCACGCAGCGCCTTTGCGCTCTTTTCGGCGCGGGCAACAAAGCGCAGACGCACCTGCGGTGCGCACGTCGCCGCCGCCACAATCAGCGTTGGACCAAAGGCCTCAATGAAACCCTCGTTAGTGCGCAGCACGAACGTGCGCTCCAGCGTCGACAGTGCCAGTTCGGCCGGAGAGGGTCGCAGCAGCGCCAGGGTGTCAAACAGCGTGTGCTGCGTGCGTTCGCGAATGGCTTCAGCATGCGGCGTTAACACCATGTGGCGGCCAGCGCGCACCAGCAACGGATCGCCGGTGGTCGCACGCAGGCGGCTGAGCGTACGGCTCATCGCCGATGCGCTCAACCCTAAACGACGCGCAGCGCCCGCTACGCTGGCTTCAGCGAGTAGCGCGTCGAGAGCAATAAGCAGGTTCAGATCGGGTTCGTTCATACATGTATCTTACTCTGCTGATTTGGTTTGAGGGAAGGCGTCTGGTGCAGGTTATTAGTGCAAACGCTGCGTCTTCCGCTCGGTCTCAACCCTGATTACGCTTTACAGATCGAAGGCAAGAACATAATAGAGGTGAACAGCGTGGAGCTTTTCTCTACAAGACCCGGGGATGAAGGTTTAGCGGGGCGCGAACGGGCCCTGGCGATGGCTGCGGTGATGACCAGCACCACCATGGCCGTGTTTGACGGGGCCATCGTCAACGTTGCGCTGCCGCCTATCGCCCATGCGTTGGCGGTCTCTGCTCAGTCCGCCGTGTGGGTCGCCAATGGCTATCTGCTATCGGCCGCGATGACGCTGGCAATTTTTGCCGCGCTTGCCCGCCGCGTTGGCTTTCGCACCCTTTTTGCCTTTGGACTGAGCCTGTTTACGCTGGCCTCGCTGGGCTGCGCCCTCTCCTCTTCGCTCTCGACGCTGACAGGCTGGCGCATCGTGCAGGGAATTGGCGGCGCAGCGACCTTGAGTATTGCGCCAGCGATCCTGCGCGCTGTTTTCCCTACTCGCCTGCTGGGGCGTATTCTCGGTCTGCACGCCCTGCTGATCGCCACCAGCACGGCTATCGCGCCGGTGCTGGGCGGTACGCTGTTGGAAGCGCTAAGCTGGCAGTGGCTGTTTGCCATTAATATCCCGCTGGGAGCAATCGCGCTAACGCTGACGCTGCAGGCGATCCCCAATAACAGCACGCACGGACGCGGCCCCTTTGATATCGCCGGGGCGGCGCTGTCAGCGCTGATGCTGGGCGGATTCATTATGGCGGCAAACGCCTTCTCCCGGCCCGGCTCGCCGCAAACGCAGCTGTGGATCGCAGCAGGCTATGGTGGCGTGGCGATGGCAGCCGGGCTGCTGTTTATTTGGCGTCAGCGTCGTGCGCCACAGCCGCTCATGCCGCTGGAACTCTTTGCCTCGGCGCGCTTTTCACTGGCGGCGCTCACCTCGCTGGTCTCATTCGTGAGCCAGGGGATGACGTTTATTGCTCTGCCCTTCCTGTTCCAAAGCGTGTACGGCTATAGCGTCTTTACCTCGGCGCTGCTGTTCACCCCCTGGCCGCTGGGTATTATGCTGGCCGCGCCCCATGCAGGACGTCTGGCCGATCGCTACCCCGCCGCGATGATCTCTACGCTTGGTTTAGGGATTTTTACGCTGGGGTTAACGCTGCTGGCGCTGCTTCCTGACCAGGCCCAGGCATGGGATATTGGCATCCGCAGCCTGGTTTGCGGACTCGGCTTCGGCTTTTTTCAAAGCCCCAACAATCGTGAGATGCTGGCAAACGCCTCGCGAGAGAACAGCGGCTATGCCTCTGGCGTACTGGCCATTATGCGTACTTTCGGCCAGTGTCTGGGCGGGGCGTTGGTAGGCGTCATCCTGGCGGTCTTGGCACCCGCTGGCGCTCAAGCGGCAGGCGCGGTTCGCCTGAGCCTGTGGATTGCGGTGCTGGCGACCGTGCTGGCCCTCCTGTTTAGCCTAAGCCGCATACGAAAACAGCCTGATTGACGACTTTTACGCCGCTTATCCGCAGACATTTTTACGTGAGCCTGTTAAGTGCGATACACTTTGTAAATCGGTCTTACAGTTAAAGAAATTATGCGCCTGATTATATCTTCCCTGCTCATGGCAGTCGGCCTGTTAAGCGGACACGTCCAGGCTGCGCCTGTGGATCCCGCTGCGGCGGATATTCGTGAAAGCGGTTTTGTCTACTGTGTCAATGGCCAGGTTAATACCTTCAATCCGCAAAAAGCGAGCAGCGGCCTGATTGTAGATACCCTGGCGGCCCAGCTTTACGATCGCCTGCTGGATGTGGATCCTTACACCTATCGTCTGGTACCCGAGCTGGCAGAGAGCTGGGAGGTGCTGGATAACGGCGCGACCTACCGTTTCCGTCTGCGGAGCAACGTTGCATTTCAAAAAACGCCGTGGTTTACCCCGGGGCGGGCGCTCAACGCTGACGACGTAGTCTTTAGCTTCCAGCGCATTTTCGATCGCCGCCACCCGTGGCATAACGTCAACGGCAGCAGCTTCCCCTATTTTGATAGCTTACAGTTTGCCGACTCGGTAGAAAGCGTACGTAAGCTGGACAGCCGCACGGTGGAGTTTCGCCTGAAAAAGCCGGACGCCTCGTTCCTGTGGCATCTTGCGACGCACTACGCCTCGGTGATGTCTGCCGAATACGCAGACCAGCTGGCTAAGCGCGATCGTCAGGAGCTGCTGGATCGCCAGCCGGTAGGCACCGGTCCGTTCCAGCTTGCCGAGTACCGCGCCGGCCAGTATATCCGCCTCCAGCGCCACCCGCAGTTCTGGCGCGGCCAGCCGCTGATGCCGCAGGTGGTGGTCGATCTCGGCTCCGGGGGAACCGGGCGGCTATCGAAGCTGCTGACCGGCGAGTGTGATGTGTTGGCATGGCCTGCCGCCAGTCAGCTGACGATTTTACGCGACGATCCGCGTCTGCGTCTGACCCTGCGTCCGGGGATGAACATCGCCTATCTGGCGTTTAATACCGACAAAGCGCCACTGAATAACCCAGCCGTGCGTCACGCGCTGGCGCTGGCGATCAACAACCAGCGGCTGATGCAGTCAATCTATTACGGCACGGCAGAGACTGCCGCCTCGATCCTGCCTCGTGCCTCCTGGGCCTATGACAGCGAAGCGAAAATCACTGAATACAACCCGGAGAAAGCCAAACAGCAGCTGGCCGCGCTGGGGCTGGAGAACATGACCCTGCAGCTGTGGGTACCGACCAGTTCCCAGGCGTGGAACCCCAGCCCGCTGAAAACCGCTGAACTTATCCAGGCCGATATGGCTCAGGTCGGCGTTAAGGTGATGATTGTTCCCGTTGAGGGGCGTTTCCAGGAAGCGAGGCTGATGGATATGAATCACGATCTGACCCTCTCCGGCTGGTCGACGGACAGCAACGATCCGGACAGCTTCTTCCGCCCGCTGCTTAGCTGCGCCGCCATTGAGTCGCAAACGAACTTTGCCCACTGGTGCCACCGGGAGTTTGATACCATATTGCAGAAAGCACTGACCTCCCAGCAGCTGGCATCGCGCATTGAAGCCTACGATGACGCGCAGACGATCCTCGCGCGCGAGTTGCCGGTGCTGCCGTTGGCCTCCTCCCTGCGCCTGCAGGCCTACCGCTACGATATTAAAGGTCTTGTTCTGAGCCCGTTTGGCAACGCCTCGTTTGCCGGCGTCTCGCGCGAACCGCACAAAGAAGAGGTGAAGCAACCATGATTATCTTTACGCTGCGCCGCCTGCTTCTACTACTGGTCACGCTCTTTCTGTTGACCTTCGTAGGCTTTAGTCTGAGCTACTTTACCCCTCACGCACCGCTGCAAGGAGCCTCCCTGTGGAACGCCTGGTTCTTCTGGTTCAAAGGGGTACTGCACTGGGATTTCGGTGTCTCCAGCATTAACGGCCAGCTGATCTCTGAGCAGCTTAAGGAGGTCTTCCCGACCACCATGGAGCTCTGTATTCTCGCCTTTGGCTTCGCGCTGGTGGTGGGTATTCCTGTCGGCATGATGGCCGGTATTATGCGCGGCAAATGGCAGGACAAGCTCATCAGCGCCCTGGCCCTGATTGGCTTCTCGATCCCCATCTTCTGGCTGGCGCTGCTGCTGACCCTCTTTTTCTCATTGACGCTGGGCTGGCTGCCGGTATCGGGCCGCTTCGATCTGCTGTATGAGGTTAAAACGGTCACCGGCTTTGCGTTGATTGACGCCTGGCTTTCGGAGTCGATATGGCGCGAGGAGATGATCATCAGCGCGCTGCGGCATATGGTGCTGCCGGTGCTGACCCTGGCGGTCGCGCCGACCACCGAGGTGATCCGCCTGATGCGCCTGAGCACCATCGAGGTGTTTGAGCAGAACTACATCAAGGCCGCCGCCACGCGCGGGCTTTCGCGCCTGAGCATTCTGCGCCGCCACGTGCTGCACAACGCCTTGCCACCGGTGATCCCCCGTCTGGGGCTACAGTTTTCCACGATGCTGACGCTGGCGATGATCACCGAGATGGTGTTTAGCTGGCCAGGGCTGGGGCGCTGGGTGATCAATGCCATTCGCCAGCAGGACTATGCGGCTATCTCTGCCGGGGTGATGGTGATTGGCGCACTGGTGATTATTGTTAACGTTCTCTCTGACATTCTGGGCGCGCTGGCGAACCCTTTGAAACATAAGGAGTGGTATGCCCTCCGATAACGTCTATAACGAGAAGCAGACCCCCGGCGCGCTGCGCACGGTCTGGCGCAAGTTCTATGGCGATACCACTGCCATGATTGGTCTGTACGGCTGCGCCGGACTGGTGCTGCTGTGTGTTTTTGGCCGCTGGTTTGCCCCCTACGGCATCGATCAGCAGTTCCTCGGCTACCAGCTGCTGCCGCCCTCATGGTCGCGCTATGGGGAT
Above is a genomic segment from Enterobacter sp. C2 containing:
- a CDS encoding DUF4142 domain-containing protein — its product is MQKSTTLKGLLAVSAVVAMFSTAGVQAQTQPSVAQKDAAGQTGSNAKLSAGDEKAVKDMAQANINEIAAAKIALNKAESSDVKAFAQKMVDDHGAALTKVQSVAEQKGVTLPTEPDAMHKAMAANLEKQSGDAFDKMYMENAGTKDHQMVLSKLQSDAKMIKDPDVKALADAHTPVVEQHLKSAQQINK
- the yajD gene encoding HNH nuclease YajD, whose translation is MAIIPKNYARLESDYRERALKIYPWVCGRCSREFVYSNLRELTVHHIDHDHTNNPPDGSNWELLCLYCHDHEHSKYTEADQYGTRVVAGEDAQKDVGAATYNPFADLKAMLNKK
- a CDS encoding LysR family transcriptional regulator, producing the protein MNEPDLNLLIALDALLAEASVAGAARRLGLSASAMSRTLSRLRATTGDPLLVRAGRHMVLTPHAEAIRERTQHTLFDTLALLRPSPAELALSTLERTFVLRTNEGFIEAFGPTLIVAAATCAPQVRLRFVARAEKSAKALREGLVDLEVGVLGEMGPEIRIQTLFRDRFVGVVRPGHPLAMLPEVGISDYLAHAHVVASRRGHTAGPVDMALAERGLERTIAAVVQGFPAAMAVVQASDLVGLIPASFLIHQPAAAYCMFELPVKVPGITLSQMWHPRAEADPAHRWLRQFVLEVCRKHAPAPHQ
- a CDS encoding MFS transporter translates to MELFSTRPGDEGLAGRERALAMAAVMTSTTMAVFDGAIVNVALPPIAHALAVSAQSAVWVANGYLLSAAMTLAIFAALARRVGFRTLFAFGLSLFTLASLGCALSSSLSTLTGWRIVQGIGGAATLSIAPAILRAVFPTRLLGRILGLHALLIATSTAIAPVLGGTLLEALSWQWLFAINIPLGAIALTLTLQAIPNNSTHGRGPFDIAGAALSALMLGGFIMAANAFSRPGSPQTQLWIAAGYGGVAMAAGLLFIWRQRRAPQPLMPLELFASARFSLAALTSLVSFVSQGMTFIALPFLFQSVYGYSVFTSALLFTPWPLGIMLAAPHAGRLADRYPAAMISTLGLGIFTLGLTLLALLPDQAQAWDIGIRSLVCGLGFGFFQSPNNREMLANASRENSGYASGVLAIMRTFGQCLGGALVGVILAVLAPAGAQAAGAVRLSLWIAVLATVLALLFSLSRIRKQPD
- the sapA gene encoding ABC transporter substrate-binding protein SapA, with the translated sequence MRLIISSLLMAVGLLSGHVQAAPVDPAAADIRESGFVYCVNGQVNTFNPQKASSGLIVDTLAAQLYDRLLDVDPYTYRLVPELAESWEVLDNGATYRFRLRSNVAFQKTPWFTPGRALNADDVVFSFQRIFDRRHPWHNVNGSSFPYFDSLQFADSVESVRKLDSRTVEFRLKKPDASFLWHLATHYASVMSAEYADQLAKRDRQELLDRQPVGTGPFQLAEYRAGQYIRLQRHPQFWRGQPLMPQVVVDLGSGGTGRLSKLLTGECDVLAWPAASQLTILRDDPRLRLTLRPGMNIAYLAFNTDKAPLNNPAVRHALALAINNQRLMQSIYYGTAETAASILPRASWAYDSEAKITEYNPEKAKQQLAALGLENMTLQLWVPTSSQAWNPSPLKTAELIQADMAQVGVKVMIVPVEGRFQEARLMDMNHDLTLSGWSTDSNDPDSFFRPLLSCAAIESQTNFAHWCHREFDTILQKALTSQQLASRIEAYDDAQTILARELPVLPLASSLRLQAYRYDIKGLVLSPFGNASFAGVSREPHKEEVKQP
- the sapB gene encoding putrescine export ABC transporter permease SapB codes for the protein MIIFTLRRLLLLLVTLFLLTFVGFSLSYFTPHAPLQGASLWNAWFFWFKGVLHWDFGVSSINGQLISEQLKEVFPTTMELCILAFGFALVVGIPVGMMAGIMRGKWQDKLISALALIGFSIPIFWLALLLTLFFSLTLGWLPVSGRFDLLYEVKTVTGFALIDAWLSESIWREEMIISALRHMVLPVLTLAVAPTTEVIRLMRLSTIEVFEQNYIKAAATRGLSRLSILRRHVLHNALPPVIPRLGLQFSTMLTLAMITEMVFSWPGLGRWVINAIRQQDYAAISAGVMVIGALVIIVNVLSDILGALANPLKHKEWYALR